The genomic interval ACTGATACATGCTGGTAAGAGATAGCAACATTCCTCAGAAGCCAATTTTTGACTCACTTGGGCTTTCCGTAGCCCAAATCTTAAGAAATATTCTTAATTGGTCCAAAAAGTGAGCTTTTTGTATCATATTACCGTATATGTAGTGTTTGGGCACATGGGGCTACTGTTATTTTCTAAACTGGTAGAAAATGCTCAATAGAATAGGAAATTTTCTATCATTTCCATCACACACACGTGTAATCCATATAGATAAAAGTTGCATAGAACCATCATTACTGTCActacagaaaaagaaatcattTGCTTGAGATGCAGTtctaaaaacatcttttaaataaTATTATGCAATTTTTCCAAAAGCATTCGTGGATACATTCTTGAATAAATTTCCAGGAAAATTCCAACTTGTAACTGCATAACTTTTTTGCTGATCAtgctttaataaaatgtttttttatatagcTAGCCACCATAAATTGCTAAATTGCTAATTGCTAAAATTGCTAAAGAAATACACCTTCAATGTCAAGAGTCAAGTTTTCAGGGTGAAACAAAAAGGGAACCAAACACAACTCACAAGCAGGCAGGTAACGGAACAAAAGGCAAGCTTAATTAAATGAAGTGGagcaaaaaactaaataaaagtataaaccAAAGAAGCTCCTGAatcacaggcaggaacaggaaGGACACAGGACTGTGACAAATGAtgaaacagaacagacaaactgatAAAGAGTGAGGGGACGAAAAGGACTTGAATACCCAGGGAGTTTTAATCTGATGGGCTGCAGGTGAACTCAGAAAAAGGGCAGGGGAAAACAGACCAATGGAAGAACTGAGAAGCAAAACATGAtataacttcaaaataaaacgacTTCTGTGTGCGTGAGCGAGTTTGTCCtagtgaaagagagagatggcCTTATCGATTGTTGAATTGGTGAGAATGTAAATGgttaaaacatttactttgaTTTGCTGGCCTGCATAAGTTGGATAGGAACTagttgaaagtttaaaaaaaaagcatgatcAGCAGAAGTTAAGCAGAAACTAGTTGGAAGCttcttggaaatgtattaaagttGGTCCCAGTTATTTATTGAACGTTTAGGATACAATAGCTGAATATTATTGTTAAATCATGTTAGGGTAATTTTTGATAACTTGTTAGGTGGTTAATGGAGTAACGGGGATAATTCAAGATAGACCTGTACAATACGTTTAATTGGTGTTTAGTTAATTAAGTCATCTTGCTGCATTGTTTTCTTCTGCAATAGTTTAATGGAAACCCAACTGGAGGACGGGTTCCATCTTATCTTTCTAATTATTAAGAATTACATGAGAGTAATAGATGGAAACAAGctttcatttgtattttcctTTGCCGATGATgaggcaacattttttttttttccaccgcGTAAAtctaatattgcattttatccACAGGAACGGAGATGGCTTTGTTGATCGTGAGGAGTTTGGAGACATCCTTCATATGACGGGAGAAAATGTCACAGAGGAAGATATTGATGAGATGTTCGGGGAAtcagacacaaacaaagatGGCAAAATTGATTTTGATGGTAAGATGAGGCTACATGTAGAGGGAGGATTTTCTTCAGTCCTCTGGACTACACATGCAGTGTCTTCCATAATGTCTGTTGAATTATCGGGGCGAAGAACTACAGACAGGACTTCCAGATCTACTAGTAACATTTATGAGTGATTCAGCTTGATATATTGAGCAGCAAGATTTAGTAAAATGAATTTCTGGTTTGATCTTTAGAGGCATTGTCTGTAATGGACTCTCATGagtaaaggaatagtttgacattttgggtaatatatttgttttatttgagagTTAGATACAGCTCTCAAAACTGCCCATCCAAATTGAAGCTGAAGCCAACTGCCGGTTAGGTTAGTTGaccataaagactggaaacagcagGAAATAGCTAGCCTGACTGTTCCTGTacacagggagaaaaaagaCGGCACGGAACCCTCTTGTTaaacagcacatttttacacttcggcttaaacaaacaaagtaaaatgtgttaatttgtgAGCTTGAGAGGTGCCTTTAGGGCAGCTGCATGCTCCAGATTCATAATCAATGGTCAGATATAGGAGTCTTTTTTTTAGTAAACATTCCAAGAAGCCCATGTCTATAGTGCATTATAACGCATTATGAACATACTTACAGTATAATGTGCCCATAGCGCTGTTTAATCAATCAACTCATGAATACtgacagtgatttatttttaacttatttattttaatatatttatctatttttaactttatttaacagCACTGTCTATATTGCATTGAAAACATAACTATAATGGATTCTAATGAACCTATGTCACCGTATCATCATAGTAACACAGActcattaatatttttaataCTTCACAGAAACAATCATAATTTATTATGACACAGATAGCTATAAtgcagtaaaaacacatttatgttgtgttatAATGCGCCTATATTGCCGTATAATTATAGTTATTAGCGAACATCAATATTGGTAATGCTCTTCAAAAACAATCATAACTCATTGTGATGCTGAAGTCTATTATGCATTACATATGTGCTTATAATGCACCTTAATATGCTTATATCACTGTGTCATCATAGTTATAAGCACTTATGACTGTAAATAGTGCTTCACAACTATAATCATAACTTATTATGGCACAGATAACCATAAGGCATCCAAAATGTACTTGTGGTATTATGCGCCTATATCACTGTATTATCATAGTTATAAGCATTCATGAATATTCATCATATATTATAAAGCAGATATGTATTATGCATTATAGGCGTACTTATAATGCGTTCTAGTGTGTCCATAGTTATAACCAATCATATGTATATATCCAGAATGcaatataacaataatgataaaaaattaTAAAGCACAATTGCTGGTCAGTCACTATGTTTGCAAGATCATAGCATATTCAAACTCTCTTAGTTGTTTCATATTATATCCATTTATAACATATTATAATCACTATAATAATGTGTGATAATGTTAATATAAGTCACTGTCTGTAAGTGGCCATTATTTGCTTTAAGTTaagtgaataaaataaactcaATACAAGAGCAGCACATAACCCCTGCAGGTGCAAACATACAATAAATGGTCACCTTTGTTAATGTTCGTGACTGCTTCTAACCATGATCATATGGCGCTAGAGCTGCATTGTAACACGTTATAAGCatgttatatatattattatagaCATGGGTTTCATACAAGTGTTATTTCTTTTGGGGGGAGGGATATACTCCCACTTATACTACAACAAAAATGACTTAAAGCAACACCCCAACATAGATACAAATTAACAGAAGAAAGTGCAGtaagtatatatacagtatgtacatgaCTGCAGTGGTGACAATCTCTCAACTTCTCATCTCTTGGTAAGAGAGAAAATTTAAAATGCTACACTATTCCTTTACAGAAGGCCTGGTGAATTAAATATTTGGGCTGACTACGATTATTTGATGTAAATACAACATGCATTAAAGGTAAACGCATCAAACCCATTGGTTTACCAACTATGTAGAGCAACTTAAATCTTGAGAAAATCTTTGTGATGTTAACCTTCCATAAACCTTTAAATCCAAAACCAGCCGCATGACAAAATATTTGAAGACCACTACAGTTTATAAAGTCTGCACACACCTTATGTATAGTAAATTATCGATAAGACTGATGGTGGGTTGACTGACTGTTGCACTCTCTTCCTTTTTGCAGAGTTTCTGAAGATGATGGAAAATGTCCAGTAATGCGACTCTACATTCCTTGGTGGCCCTTCCTCAAAGAGAATAGAAAACAGACTGTTTGATGGAAATTCTGATCGATCTCTAAATGCTATGAAACCCTGCACAATTATAAATATGATGTCGTTTCTGAGGCATCAAAATGCAAACAAGTGATATACCTTCACCCTCACCCTCCTTCCCCTTCTCATATGAAACCCTTGGGCTTGGCGAGGATATCTATTAATATCTGTTCAAACCTTTTAAGACGAaggctctttcccccctccttctctcagCCACCCAGCTGTCCCCTTGGCAGCTGCTGTTTCTCCAGAAATGCTACACCACCAAGCTCtaacccccccccaccccacccagAACTAAAGATCCTCTCCACCCTGTTATGTGCTTTCTAAATAAATCCACTTCCACCTTGTTCATCTTTGCAAATTATTCCGCCTTGCACGCCTGACATATCTTATCTCATCTGattcttctttttatatttcattcttTTGTTAATCTGCCAGGGGGCATCCTGGGACTTTCTGTAGATTATCACAGTCTGTCTTGTGATCACTTACACTTTCTACACCACCAACCACATCCTCCTTTTTTACGCACACGCACATTTGTTCAACTGCAACCGGTCTTATCTTGCTATCCCAGTCCCACCTTCAAACTAGCCTCCTTACTGACTTTTAAAATAACAGTCACATCTGAGGAAACGTTACGATATCTGGTTTTAAATGAATCTCTTCCAAATTGTTCTCCACCTAAGTCACTGATCTTCACTTGGAGGTCTCCCAGCAAATAAATCAATGACCCCAGTGTGAATGTAAAGCGGAGCAGTCAGGCTTTAAGGCAGTCAAAGAGCGTATGAGTCAATTCCCCCTTCGGAAATGCAGCTCTCCCTCTGGGTATATAGCCTGCGAGCCCCCACAACAACATCCCTCCCCTTTCTTCACGGCTGCTCCACTCCTCAGCATCCTATCCTTCACCTCGGGGCCCTCCCTTCAGGAACCGCCCGCCATATAAGGAGCATCAGGTTGTGTTTATCAGGACGTGTGGGTGCTCGACTTGCGTCCCCGTCCTCTCTCAGCCTTAAAATCTGCTGGCTATTCAGGGAACGGTGGAAGGgctggaggcagagaggagggtggagggtgtTAGGAGTTAGGGTCCaagagcatttttttctcttgggCTTGAGTTTCACGCTCAGATTGAAATGCCATCATCACAAAACCCATAACccacttttaaatgtttgactGCCCCTCCTCGTCCACCAATCGAATAGAAAGCAACAGTGTGTGCTGACTAACGGGCTGCAGGAGCTCTAGTTTTATCACtactttttaaatttcattgaGAATTTTAGTGGAGTTATGTTGAGTTGTCACCGCTGAAAGCCACTTCAGGCTATTTCTGATGAAACCGAATGCACTAATTCTATTATTTCACGTAAATGTGTGCTTTGCAGTATGATTTCTTTCAGTGTGTCACAGTTCTTTCTCACCCGCAACCTGTGATGGTCTCAGTTTTATCTAACCAGGTGGCCGACCGTGTAATATCCTCTGCACCCTCGCGCGTTTATCTCCATCAAGATTTTTCCCCAACTTGACTCAGACCACAAAAGTGCCCAAAACCTTCAACTTTACCTCTACTCAACTTCAAGAAACAAGAGCTTTCCTGTCCAAAGTGTGATTGGCTCGCAGTGGCACCAGAACCCTAAAAGTTCAGGGTACTAAATCTGGAGGCCTGTGAGAGGCAGGGGGCGGGACCTGGCCGTCCCGTTTAAAGTGTGTCAGACCCTTCACTTGACGTCTAGTCTCTCTGTTGGGGTGCACACGGATTGACCACTCCTTTGGGCTTTTCTTTTATCCTTGGATATTTGGGGGGGAAAAGCTAATCCACAAACATGGTAAGACCAATCACTCGTGCAAATGACCAGCTGAACTCGGCAAGCAGCCATTAGTTAATAAGcagtgataatgatgataatgagaGACTGTGGATTGGAGAAATAGCTATTGATTAAAATAAAGGCACGTGAAAGTCTAAGTtgagaaacatgtttcctttcTATCTTTAATGTTTATCTGCTGTCTTTCCTTAAAATTGCTTAGACCTTCTCTTTAGAAAGTTAATTTTAGACTAAACATTTTAGAATATTTTCAGTTTATCAAAACGGAATTCTCAATGAATTCTGCAGAGAACCTATTTATTTTTAAGCTCTTAAAAAATGTGACTAATGCTTCTTAAAGTGAATGTGTGGAGCTGGCTGGGTGTCAGCTGGGAAGGTGCGGATTCTGCTTAGGCAACAAATTCCCGGGGATTGGATGTCCGCAGGCCATATACAGCCAACTGTAATGTGTTGAGCCTGAAATAGCCCGACTAATTTTCACCAAGCTCAGGAATCCACTTGAAGCGCAGCCACTAGGCCTATATCCAGGAACACGTGGCTTATAGAAGCATGTTATCATCACAAAAACAACGTTAAAACACTAATTATCTCGAAAACTCCTCTAATCCGTGTCATTTACTAAAACTGTATCTGCTGGGTTGTGCGTAAAATGGTGTTTTACTCTAGATCACTGTGCTTGGGAAATacaaatattatcattattttttaaatatattttcttttgaaaatgaattataGCAGGTATGGTAATTTCTACTTTCGCGACAATTCGGCCTCAAGGCTAAAGGCCACGTTTTTTTTAACTAGAATGATGAATAAagtgtaaataaattaaatgatgaAGTGGCCTCTGTTTTCTTCCAGACTGACGCGCAACAAGAGGCCCGCTCCTACCTGAGCGAGGAAATGCTGGCTGGTGAGTACGGGCTACAGTAAGGCGTTACATCTGTAATGTCGTTTCCTTGCCCAGGAAGCAGTGAAGTATAGATTACATGTCAGATGATAAACGGCCTAGTTGTTTTTAATGATCAAAAAGAAATGGGTCCTCTGATTCCACCTCCTATGATCTTTCTGTCAGAATGAGctcttttataaaaaaaaaaaaaggcagagcaTTTTAGTTCACCATCATCATTTTATACACCGGAAGTGTACTGCAGTGGATTACTGCACAACAAGTAATATGTTTGGAAATAGAGAGATATTGGGAATACAGAGAATTATGTCATGTTTTTGGAGTAAGGAGCCGCATTCTGTCATCTATGATTTCTCCAGAGTTCAAGGCCGCCTTCGACATGTTTGACACCGACGGTGGCGGTGATATCAGCACCAAGGAGTTGGGTACCGTGATGAGGATGCTGGGCCAGAACCCAACAAGAGAGGAGTTGGATGAGATCATCGAGGAGGTCGATGAGGACGGTGAGCGATGGTTGATAGTGTCTTTGTGACACCGACACAGAAGGCCCGCTGTGCGCATTGTGCGCAATGAGCGTTTTTACGCACAAGCAACACATGACCCTGGCCCTTGATATGTGTGATATgatatatgtgtatatgacaAATGATATATCAGTTCAAATAAACCAAGCAATTTAATAATATTCGGAACCTAAACACTCAGTTACAAGGCGTTTCTAGGGAGTTTTACGCGCAGATGCACAAACATAGATCATCAGACATTTTTCTTCTGGGTTTTACTTAATTATGTAGCTTATATAGATCGGGGCTAACTTAATTACAGTGTTTACTTTTACTGTGGGTCATTCGTCAAGTAGTTCGCAAAATTGAGCGCATTGTTATGTTTTCTCCATGGAGAGCAGGAGAGCAGGACACTGGGCCTCCTGTCGGGCTTACCACTGCTAATAAGTCATATTGTTTCATCATCACTCTCAGGTAGCGGTACCATTGACTTCGAGGAGTTCTTGGTCATGATGGTGAGGCTGCTAAAGGAGGACCAGGCCGGCAAGAGCGAGGAAGAGTTGGCAGAGTGCTTCCGCGTGTTCGACAAGTACGTTCTCATTGTTGCTGCGTAGAATCCGGTTTACTTAGTTTGCTGCACCCCCTCTCAAAAGGCAGCGTACAAATGTCTTGTCTAATGTCTTGTTTATGTTTATCAATCCCATACGTTTTGCCTTTTGCGCAGGAACGGCGACGGCTACATCGACAGAGAGGAGTTCGCCATCATCATCCGCAGCACCGGCGAGCCCATCTCAGAGGACGAGATCGACGAGCTGATGAAGGATGGAGACAAGAACGCAGACGGCATGCTGGACTTTGACGgtatgatgaagatgaagatgatgatgaacatgttgtaaaaatgtctctttccaAGTTATCAGTTAACTCGAGAGCCTGTGTCTGTGGCTTTTTGAAGAATTCACAGTAATGTAAGATTTAATTCAAATATAGCTCATCTGGCACTTGTATGCCTTAATGTTGAACACATggttatatttatatatttaacttTTTGATTAAGTATAATCAATAGGTTTTAAACCCATTTTACCATCCTTGTTGGATTCAGTTGTGTTTCCGCTGCTGATGACACCGTGCCGTCTCTCTTTTCTTACCAGAATTCCTCAAGATGATGGAGAATGTGCAGTAAAACCAGAAAGACTCATGGAcattcctcctcccctcctgtgAACCCCCGTCCATCTGATCCCCATTGAGCAACTCAAACCACCCTCCacactccctctcctccttccttcctgtccaccTGGTTCACTGCCTCTCTTCTCCATCCTTATAAACATCCTCAACAGACAGCTAGGGCACCTGGCAGGGGTCGCTGGCTGGGCTACACTCTTCCCCAGCCTCGCTTGCGAATGCATACAGCCTGTGAATGCATTGAAGAAATTAACTGCGCAAACCCTTTGCATTTTATTAACAGGCACGTGTCATCAGCGACCCCCTCCCCCCATGCTGGTGAAGCTAATCTGATCTAGAATCTAGTCTAGAGAGAACAGCAGCCTGTTGTCTGCTGCTTAGACCAATTAAGTCAACCAATTCACTGTACAAAGTAATTTGCTTGAACAGAATAAATGAACTAACTCATGCTCACTTGTAGTTGGTCTGTCGTATTTATGGTCTGTGTAAAAAAATTTTGTTTTGAGGAATATCaataaaatctgtttgtttcttctttttgtccattttgtttGAACCATAGCCAGTttttaactgatatttcttTTAACCTGATATGTCAGATGGCCAATCAGCTGCCTGGCAAAGTAAACATATACTAGACTTTTAGACATCAGAGTGTTTTTACAGGTCCTACTGTATATGTGTAAAGTAGAAGTATagagccttttgtggctccacagGAAAACGCAATTACTCTGCTgctaaattgcctccagtgacgtcaataatgtaggcaccagactttgaaaaaaaaagaatacacagTCGTACTTCCTAGACCTGAAAACACCcttcatgtgtaaaattggtggagtgaCTCTTTAAGGTCACCGTTGGAGTGCAAAGTGGTGCCAATTTTAGTGGTTGACAGtgttacaaaaaaacatgtgagcCCTTACGAGCGGTGCGCAGgagagtgtatgtgtgcatcATTTTCATCACAGCTACTGACTACAAGTAGCCTCCTCATGTCTCATTCACATTTAAAGTcaacaatatcaatattatcatattGAACGTAAACGAGAAAACATAGCCGTTGCTGACTTTGTAAGTATTCAGAAATTGTTTTGAAAGTGTATTCTGATGTCTCATTTGATTGCTGATTAGCTAGTAGCAGTTGGCTATGGT from Sparus aurata chromosome 7, fSpaAur1.1, whole genome shotgun sequence carries:
- the LOC115584584 gene encoding troponin C, skeletal muscle, with product MTDAQQEARSYLSEEMLAEFKAAFDMFDTDGGGDISTKELGTVMRMLGQNPTREELDEIIEEVDEDGSGTIDFEEFLVMMVRLLKEDQAGKSEEELAECFRVFDKNGDGYIDREEFAIIIRSTGEPISEDEIDELMKDGDKNADGMLDFDEFLKMMENVQ